A genomic window from Minwuia thermotolerans includes:
- a CDS encoding MFS transporter — protein MGWREVIRPEWIPSLTVMLGGILLHSMNVMLVATVLPSIVEEVGGAPLMSWAMSAFLASSIVAATCTGAVTARVGARGAFALGAAIFGVATLACALAPSMPAFVAARAVQGLGGGVLAAVSYVLVRQTFPERLWPRVFALLAGVWGISVLVGPLVGGVFASLGDWRGAFYTVAGIGIVLSLVVLRVLPRPRREASEGDRIRLPAGRVALLCAAIAAISLAAVAGGSGAKAGFIVMAIGMFAAMVAVDRRSKQPLLPSDAFSPVTMTGLAIWAALLVSVSFTAMPTYVPLFLQRLHGFDPLSAGYSVASASLSWTLTAIFVSGVSAEGQRRLIVIGPSLMAVGLTGVAVFAPSGPPPGIIASMMVVGCGMGSCWAFLAGRMMSGAREGEADIAAGAIATVQQSGFATGAALAGLAANVAGMAGGDSAEAVAAAALLTPAALACIAALGALAAFRLSLLPDRPATE, from the coding sequence GTGGGCTGGCGCGAGGTCATCCGTCCCGAATGGATCCCGTCGCTGACGGTGATGCTGGGGGGCATCCTGCTGCACTCCATGAACGTGATGCTGGTGGCGACAGTGTTGCCAAGCATCGTTGAGGAGGTCGGTGGCGCGCCCCTGATGAGCTGGGCCATGAGCGCCTTCCTGGCGTCCTCCATCGTTGCCGCGACATGTACCGGCGCGGTGACGGCCAGGGTGGGCGCCCGTGGCGCATTCGCCCTCGGCGCGGCGATCTTCGGTGTGGCGACGCTGGCCTGCGCGCTCGCGCCGTCGATGCCGGCCTTTGTCGCCGCCCGCGCGGTGCAGGGCCTTGGCGGCGGCGTTCTCGCCGCGGTCTCCTACGTTCTCGTCCGGCAGACGTTCCCTGAACGGCTCTGGCCGCGGGTCTTCGCCCTGCTGGCCGGCGTGTGGGGCATCTCGGTCCTGGTCGGGCCGCTCGTCGGCGGCGTTTTCGCCAGCTTGGGCGACTGGCGCGGGGCGTTCTACACCGTCGCCGGCATCGGTATTGTTCTCAGCCTCGTGGTGCTGCGGGTGTTGCCGCGGCCCCGGCGTGAAGCCTCGGAGGGGGACCGGATCCGGCTCCCGGCGGGCCGGGTGGCGCTGCTCTGCGCCGCCATTGCCGCCATCTCACTGGCCGCCGTCGCGGGTGGTTCCGGTGCGAAGGCCGGCTTCATCGTCATGGCGATCGGGATGTTCGCGGCGATGGTGGCCGTCGACCGGCGTTCGAAGCAGCCATTGCTGCCGAGCGATGCGTTCTCGCCCGTGACGATGACCGGCCTGGCGATCTGGGCGGCGCTGCTGGTTTCCGTCTCCTTCACCGCGATGCCGACCTACGTACCGCTCTTCCTGCAGCGGCTGCACGGTTTCGACCCCCTGTCGGCCGGCTATTCGGTGGCGAGTGCCTCGCTGTCATGGACGCTCACGGCGATATTCGTCTCCGGCGTCTCGGCGGAAGGCCAGCGCAGGCTGATTGTTATCGGTCCATCGTTGATGGCCGTGGGCCTGACGGGCGTCGCGGTTTTCGCGCCGTCCGGTCCGCCGCCCGGGATCATTGCCTCGATGATGGTTGTCGGCTGCGGCATGGGCTCCTGCTGGGCCTTTCTCGCCGGGCGGATGATGAGCGGCGCCCGCGAGGGAGAGGCGGACATCGCTGCCGGCGCCATCGCCACGGTGCAACAATCCGGATTCGCCACCGGTGCGGCCCTCGCCGGGCTGGCCGCCAATGTTGCGGGAATGGCGGGTGGCGACAGCGCCGAAGCCGTGGCGGCCGCCGCGCTCCTGACGCCGGCCGCGCTGGCCTGCATCGCGGCGCTGGGCGCGCTCGCCGCCTTCCGCCTGTCTCTGCTGCCTGACCGGCCCGCCACGGAATGA